Proteins co-encoded in one Christiangramia fulva genomic window:
- a CDS encoding M28 family metallopeptidase, giving the protein MKRILAIAIPAILMACGAQHKDIEKADPMEYANTITASELHDHLYIFASDEFEGRETGEPGQKKAAQYLKNEYKNLGLASPLGGDDYFQEVDPSYFKRGNIKATENVVAYIKGSEKPDEIVVISSHYDHVGIDDQGNIYNGADDDGSGTVGVLEIAEAFKKATEDGYRPKRSILFLNNTGEEKGLIGSKYYTDHPVFPMENTVADLNIDMIGRIDPAHEGNENYVYLIGSDKLSTQLHKLSEDVNKKYMNLDLDYKYNDEYDPNRFYYRSDHYNFAKHNVPIIFYFNGTHADYHKMTDTPDKINYDLLAKRAKLVFLTAWEIANRDERLVVDKANSDSAQ; this is encoded by the coding sequence ATGAAAAGAATTCTGGCAATTGCCATTCCGGCGATCCTGATGGCTTGCGGTGCGCAGCATAAAGATATTGAAAAGGCCGATCCCATGGAATACGCCAACACTATTACCGCTTCTGAACTGCATGACCACCTATATATCTTCGCCAGCGATGAATTTGAAGGTCGCGAAACAGGTGAACCCGGACAGAAAAAAGCGGCTCAATACCTAAAAAATGAATATAAAAACCTTGGCCTCGCTTCGCCACTCGGAGGTGATGATTATTTTCAGGAAGTAGATCCCAGTTATTTTAAAAGAGGAAATATAAAAGCAACCGAAAATGTGGTCGCCTATATTAAAGGTTCTGAAAAGCCCGACGAAATCGTAGTGATATCTTCTCATTATGACCACGTGGGAATTGACGATCAGGGAAATATTTACAACGGAGCTGATGATGATGGCTCGGGAACCGTAGGTGTTTTGGAAATTGCTGAAGCCTTTAAAAAAGCTACAGAAGATGGGTACAGACCAAAGCGATCTATTTTATTCCTCAACAATACAGGTGAGGAAAAAGGCCTTATAGGTTCAAAATATTATACCGATCATCCGGTTTTCCCTATGGAAAATACTGTTGCCGATTTAAATATTGATATGATTGGTCGTATCGATCCTGCCCATGAAGGCAATGAAAATTATGTATATCTGATAGGAAGCGATAAACTTAGCACGCAGCTTCATAAGCTTAGCGAGGATGTAAATAAAAAATACATGAACCTTGACCTGGATTATAAATATAACGATGAATACGATCCTAACAGGTTCTATTACCGCAGTGACCATTATAATTTTGCAAAACATAATGTGCCCATTATTTTCTATTTTAACGGGACTCATGCCGATTACCATAAAATGACCGATACACCAGACAAGATAAATTATGATCTCCTGGCAAAGCGCGCTAAGCTGGTATTTCTTACCGCCTGGGAAATCGCTAATCGTGATGAAAGACTGGTTGTTGACAAGGCGAATTCCGATTCAGCACAATAA
- a CDS encoding SGNH/GDSL hydrolase family protein — protein MKLYFQILILFVSASLFAQVEKYPEIMNQDWPNLKKYREANKKIDSAPVAVFMGNSITEGWANMHPEFFSSNNYVGRGISGQTTPQMLIRFQQDVVDLNPQVVVILAGTNDIAGNTGFSTVKMITDNIKSMAEIADANDIKVVLSSILPVYDYPWRTGLQPVPKIAEINHWMKDFAKKHGYVYLDYFSAMKDERQGLPENLSKDGVHPTSEGYDVMEPLAKKAIQKALNN, from the coding sequence ATGAAACTTTATTTTCAAATATTAATTCTTTTTGTATCCGCCTCGCTTTTCGCGCAGGTAGAAAAATATCCCGAGATCATGAACCAGGATTGGCCCAATCTAAAAAAGTACCGCGAAGCCAATAAAAAGATCGATTCTGCTCCCGTTGCCGTGTTTATGGGTAATTCTATTACCGAAGGCTGGGCAAATATGCATCCGGAATTCTTCAGTTCAAATAATTATGTTGGCCGGGGAATTAGCGGGCAAACCACTCCGCAGATGCTCATCCGCTTTCAGCAGGATGTGGTAGATCTTAATCCGCAAGTTGTGGTGATACTTGCCGGCACTAACGATATTGCAGGAAATACTGGATTTTCAACGGTGAAAATGATCACCGACAATATTAAATCCATGGCTGAGATCGCCGATGCGAATGATATCAAAGTGGTACTTTCTTCTATTCTTCCCGTTTATGATTATCCGTGGAGAACCGGTCTTCAGCCGGTCCCTAAGATCGCGGAAATCAATCACTGGATGAAAGATTTCGCCAAAAAACATGGCTATGTGTACCTCGATTATTTTTCAGCCATGAAAGATGAACGTCAGGGATTGCCGGAAAATCTTTCAAAAGATGGGGTACATCCCACTTCTGAAGGTTATGACGTGATGGAACCCCTGGCAAAAAAAGCCATACAAAAAGCACTAAATAACTAA